The Virgibacillus sp. SK37 region TTTATCGTCACAGCTGGATCAGCAATAGCAAGGGTACAAGATCCTTCACAAGGTGCCGGGCATACCCTGCCAGTGAATTCAGGAAAGTTATTTGTTTTTAACAGCCGTTCCAGTGCTTCCTCCCATTTTTCCAAATACACAAGGTGATTCCATTCCGGGATGAGGTTATAAATCGGGCAACCAGTTGTTGCCCCATCGAGCACTTCTCCAATTTGACAAAAAGGGGTCCCGCAATCCATACACCGCGCTCCCTGCCTTTTAAGCGTTTCATCTGAAAAGGGCGCCTTATATTCTCTCCAGTCACTGATCCGATGTCGAGCCTCTCGCTCCTCCACTTCCTCTCTTGCATAATCCATAAACCCTGTTAATTTCCCCATAGTACCGCTCCTTTCATAAGTTCCGATCTTTTCACACCGGACGTATGAACCCATCGACGCTATACCATTCTATACCTTCTTATAATGGAACAACGGTAGACGTTTTTAAATTCTGATTACCAACTGCATTCTTCTTTTTTAATTCAAACGCATGCAACGCTGCTTCTCTATCACTCATCCCAGCATTCTTATATGTTTGTATTTGTTCTTGCATATGCCGGAAATCTCTCGGTATCACTTTCACTAATTTCTGCATGGATCCATTCCAATGAGACAGAACGAAACGGGCTTTTTGACTAGCAGTGTAGTGATAATGATTTTGAATTAATCGTTTTACTTCTTCCAACTCCATTGGGTCTGACACTGTCTCAATGGCAACCATCTCTTTATTACATAACACATCAAATTTCTCCGGATCCTCTGTAAGAATATAAGCAATACCACCAGACATACCTGCAGCAAAGTTTTTTCCTACATCTCCCAGTATGACAACACGACCTCCTGTCATATATTCACAGCCATGATCACCTATTCCTTCAACCACTGCATTTGCACCACTATTACGAACTGCAAACCGTTCACCAGCATATCCGTTAATATAAGCCTCTCCAGATGTTGCTCCATAAAGAGCAACATTGCCGATAATGATATTGCCTGATTCAGCAGACTTTGCTTCCGGTGGGGAAGAAATAATTATTTTTCCGCCAGAAAGTCCTTTTCCAACATAATCATTGGCGTCTCCTGTCAAACGGAGAGTCATGCCTTTAGGTACATAGGCACCAAAGCTTTGACCTGCTGAACCGTTGAACCGTAATGTGATCGCATCTTCAACCATCCCTTCTTCCCCATAGCGCTTCGTAATCTCACTGCCTGTAATAGTTCCAACGGCACGATGTGTATTTTTAATGTTATAGGTGATATTCACTTTTTCATTTTGTTCAATGATCGACATAACCACCGGTAATATAGCACTTTCATCTAGAGAGCGCTGAAGCTGATGATCCTGCTTGGTTTGGCAGGTTCTTCCCCCATCCACACGGTAAATCAATGTAGACAAGTCCAGGTCCTTTGCTTTCCAATGCGCTTTAGCCCGTTCACAGATCGTCAATATGTCTGTCCGGCCAATCATTTCTTCCATCGTCCGAAATCCTAGCATCGCCATTATTTCCCTGACTTCCTGTGCAATATAATGCATGAAGTTGACAACATGATCCGCATTTCCCATAAATTTTTCCCTCAACTCGGGATTCTGGGTAGCAATTCCGACGGGGCAAGTGTCTTTATGACATACCCGCATCATGACACATCCAAGGACAACAAGTGGTGCTGTTGCAAACCCAAATTCTTCAGCACCAAGCAATGCAGCCATCACCACATCTTTTCCGGTCATTAACTTGCCATCGGTTTCCAAAACCACTCGTTCGCGCAAGTTATTTAACATTAGCGTTTGATGGGTTTCAGCAAGACCCAGTTCCCATGGAAGTCCGGTATGCTTAATGCTCGTTCTCGGTGAAGCGCCTGTACCTCCGTCATAGCCACTTACGGAAATAACATCCGCTTTTCCTTTAGCAACACCTGCCGCAATCGTACCAATACCTGATTTAGCAACGAGTTTCACACTGATACGTGCCTCCCGATTGGCATTTTTTAAATCATAAATTAATTGCGCCAGGTCCTCAATCGAGTAAATATCATGATGGGGTGGTGGTGAAATGAGTCCAACACCCGGGGTTGATCCACGCACATCAGCTACCCATGGATACACCTTATTCCCAGGCAGCTGTCCTCCTTCTCCAGGTTTTGCCCCCTGGGCCATCTTTATCTGGAGTTCATCTGCATGAATTAAATAGTGACTTTTTACACCAAATCGTCCGGATGCAATCTGTTTAATGGCACTCCTCCGTAAATCTCCATTTGCATCAGGGGCATAACGCTTCGGATCTTCTCCACCTTCACCGCTGTTGCTTTTTCCTCCAATTCGATTCATAGCAATCGCTAATGTTTCATGTGCTTCTTTACTTAACGAACCAAAAGACATTGCCCCCGTTTTAAATCGTTTAACAATAGAGCTAACTGGTTCGACTTCTTCTACAGGAATGGATTCCCTGTCCTTAAAATCAAGTAAATTCCGCAAAAAATTCAGTCGCTCTTCATTGGCTGCGTGGGAGTATTGTTTAAAGAGTTCATAATCACCTCGGCGGCACGCCCATTGAAGTGTATGAATGGTTTTCGGATTAAACGCATGATGCTCTCCCATCTTTCTCCATTGAAAATCACTCCCTGCATCCAACGAAGTGTCCAAATTATTTTCATAAGCTAGTTTATGACGCATCCAAGCTTCTTTAGCGATTGTATCCAGTCCAATACCACCAAGCTGAGAAGCTGTACCTGTAAAATAATGATCAATAACTGTTTTACTAATGCCGATCGCTTCGAACGTTTGCGCTCCCCGATAACTTTGAATTGTGGAAATACCCATTTTGGACATTACTTTGACAATGCCTTCTGTAATACTATTTATATAAACATTGATCACGTGTTTATAACTCAGTTGCAGATGGTTCTCTTCAATTGCTTTATTTAATGTTGCATATGCGAGGTAAGGATTAATCGCATCCGCACCATAACCGATAAGTGCTGCAAAATGATGTACTTCTCTGGCTTCTCCTGTTTCAGCAATAATACTTACCTTCATCCGATTACCCTGACGAACGAGATGCTGATGCAGGGCACTTACCGCGAGCAGAACAGGAATCACTGCATTATTTTCATCCATGTTCCGATCGGAGAGGATGAGAATATGCACACCCTCTGCAATTAGCTTTTCCGCTTTCTCGAACAGCTGCTCCAAGGCAAGCTCCAAATTCTCATGGAATAATATATCAATGGTACGGGACTCAAAACCTTCATAGTGGTTCAACTGTAGTAAACGGAATTGACGATTGGATAATACAGGTGTAGTAAGCTTCAATCTGCGGCAAATTTTTTCATCATCGTGGAGAATGTTTCCAACTGGACCAAGCATTGTTATGGTTGAAGTGACCACTTGCTCGCGATAAGCATCAATGGGAGGGTTGGTAACTTGAGCAAATAATTGTTTAAAATAAGCAAATAAGGATTGAGGGTGATCGGATAAAACCGCTAATGGAACATCATTTCCCATCGCCCCAATGGGATCTCTTTCTTCTGTTACTAATGGGATTAAATACTTGTGAACATCTTCGTACGTATAACCAAATGCCTTCTGTCTTTTCACCAAATTATTTAATGGGTTCCTTTCGAATTGCTCCACCTTGTTCGGTAGCATCACCTGCTGTTTATCCAGCCATGCTTCGTACGGCTTTGCATCTATTAATTCTTCTTTTATCTCTTCATCTGAAATAATTCGCCCATCTTCCATATCGAGTAGCAGCATTTTCCCCGGGCTTAGTCGGTCTTTATAAAGAACTTGATCCTCTTCCACTTCAATAACGCCCACTTCCGAGGAATAGATCAAATAGTCATCCTTTGTAACGTAATATCGTGCGGGTCTGAGCCCATTCCGATCTAATACAGCACCAATCTGCTTTCCATCGGTAAAGGCAATAGACGTCGGGCCGTCCCATGGTTCCATCAGAGAGCTATGGTATTCATAAAAAGCCCTTTTATCATCTGACATATCCGGGTGGTTCTCCCACGGTTCCGGTATAAGCATCATAGCTACATGTGACGGCTTCCGACCTGCGAGAATTAAGAATTCCAGTGCATTATCCAACATGGCAGAGTCACTTCCATCTGTATCCAGGACAGGAAGTACTTTCTCTAAATCTTCACCAAACGCTTCGGATACAAATTGTTTCTCACGTGCCCGCATCCAATTCATATTTCCCTGTAATGTATTAATTTCTCCATTATGCATTAAATACCGATTTGGCTGTGCCCTTTCCCAGCTTGGAAATGTATTGGTACTAAAGCGGGAATGAACGAGCGCAAAGGCAGATTCAAAATCCGGATCCTGTAAATCTGTGTAAAAGGAATTCAGTTGTTCAGGCTGTAACAAGCCTTTATAAACAATTGTCTTGCTTGAGAGGCTGGAAAAATAAATATGCCCACCCTGCTCAACTGCCAATTTCTCAATCTGCTTACGGATCACATATAATTTCCGTTCAAAATCCATATTATCCTTAAGAGCAACATCTGCTCCAATAAATAGTTGGCGAATAGTTGGACAGCTTTTTTGTGCTTCGATTCCAATATCTTTAACATGGACAGGCACTGTTCTCCAGCCTAGTACCTCCTGACCTTCCTGCCTGATAAGTGAGTTAATTTCATTTTCCCATTCCTCATGATCCATATCATTAGAGAAAAAAATCATCCCAACACCATAACGTCCTGGCTCGGGCAAATTCATTTCAGGACATTCCTTACGAAAATAGATATCAGGGATCTGCACTAGTAATCCCGCTCCATCTCCTAAAGTTTCATCAGCACTTCCACCCCGATGATTAAGTTGGCAAAGCAAATGAAGGCCTTTTGTTACGATGTCATGATTCGGAACACCATGAATATGTGCGTACAAGCCAATGCCACATGCATCATGTTCGAAGGTTGGATTATACAAACCCTGCGCTTTCGGTATCTGATTATAATGCACTATATATCCCTCCATTTTTTGTTAATTCTTTATATTGGTAATTATAAATTTCCAAATCATTCGAAACAATATATAATTTAGATAGAATTAATACGTTTTTGATATAGATAAGGAGGAATGGCTTATGGAATTACGCCAATTACGTTATTTTATGGAAGTGGCGGAACGGGAACATGTTTCGGAGGCGGCTGTCCATTTACATGTTGCACAGTCGGCGATAAGCAGACAAATTACCAACTTGGAAAAAGAGCTTGGTGTGGATTTGTTCGAACGGGAAGGCAGAAATATTAAATTAAGCCAGATTGGGAAAACTTTTTATACACATACAAAGCTTGCTATGCAGGCCATTGAACATGCTAAAAAACAAATTGATGACTTTCTGGACCCTGAGCGTGGGATCATCAAGATCGGCTTCCCAACAAGCTTGTCCACACATCTCGTGCCAAGTGTTATTTCTGCTTTTAAGGAGGCACACCCGAATATCAAGTTTCATCTACGCCAGGGTTCCTATCATTTTCTAATTGATTCCGTAAAAAAAGGAGAGATGGGTGTAGCATTCCTTGGACCCCTGCCAAAGAGTGAACCGGAAATAGCTTCCCATATTTTATTTACTGAAAGCATCCTAGCATTACTTCCTATAAATCACCCGTTAGCAGAAAGAGATAGCCTTTACCTTAGCGACTTAAAAAAAGATGACTTTGTCAGTTTTCCTAATGGGTACATCCTGAAAAAAATGATGTTGGACACGTGCAAGCAAGCAGGTTTTACACCAACTGTTTCTGCAGAGGGAGAAGACCTTGATGCAATTAAGGGTCTCGTCTCCGCAGGCATTGGAGTCACCCTTTTACCAGAGAGCACCTTTCACGAATCCATCCCAAGAATGACAGTTAAGATTCCTCTGGAAATTCCGGAGGTTCGCCGCACAGTTGGAATCATTAAACCAAAAGAAAGAACACTTGCACCATCCGAAGAGTTGTTTTACAGCTTCGTGAAACAATTTTATTCAAGGCTGCAGGGTTTCCAATAAGCAATAGCCCATAGTGACCTTCAACATAAATAACAGGACGCCGCCATACCTTTTTTATTGTGGCAAAACCCCATCTTGCTGCATATGATAACTTCCGTTAATTAACATAATGTGAAGGGGATGATATATTTTGTGCGGAATCACTGGCATCGTTCATTGGAAAAAGGATGTTCGGAAGGAAAAACCAACAGTTCAAAGAATGGCAGATACGTTGACTTCAAGGGGACCGGATGATTCACAAGTGTGGGCATGTAAAAACGCTGCCTTTGGGCATAAACGACTTGCCGTTGTCGACCTTGAAGGCGGGAAGCAGCCAATGCACAAGGAAAAGGATACCATTACTTATACACTTGTATACAATGGAGAATTATATAACACAGAGGAATTAAGAAAGGAATTATCAGGCAAGGGCCATGCTTTTACAACTTCATCCGACACAGAGGTTCTACTCGCTTCCTATCTCGAGTGGAAAGAAGATTGTGTCAACTACTTAAATGGGATCTATGCTTTTGGGGTCTGGGATCCGGATAGAAAACAACTCTTCATGGCTAGAGATCGACTTGGTGTTAAACCATTATTTTACTCAGAAAACGATGAAAGCTTTATTTTCGGTTCAGAATTAAAAGCCATTTTAGCCCATGATGCTGTTACTGCTGAGGTCGATGTTACTGGCCTTGCAGAGATATTCGGTTTAGGACCATCAAGAACACCGGGCCACGGAATCTTCAAAGGGTTGAAGGAACTTCGCCCTGGTCATGCATTAACCTTTTCCACAAATGGGTTAGATGTCTGGCGATACTGGAATGTGAAAAGTCATGCACACACGGACACCGTAGAAGAAACAGCAGAAAAAGTTAGACGTTTATTTGTCAATGCTGTTGAACGTCAGTTAGTTGCAGATGTTCCAATATCCACTTTCTTATCTGGTGGATTAGACTCAAGCGCAATCACCGCAATTGCGGCAAATTATTTTGCAGCAAACGACAAAGGCATATTATCAACTTTTTCGGTGGATTTCGAAGGTAGCGACAAATATTTTCAAAAGAGTAAATTCCAGCCCTCTAGTGATCATGCTTGGATCGAAAAAGTTGTTGACCAATTTTCTACCAACCAAAACCATGTTGTAATATCCGGAACGGAACTGGCAAATGCGTTAAAGAAATCTGTGGAGCTCCGAGATCAACCTGGGATGGCAGATATTGATTCTTCCTTATTATTGCTCTGCCGAAAAATCAAGGAACATACAACCGTTAGTTTGTCAGGAGAATGTGCCGACGAAATTTTTGGAGGCTATCCTTGGTTTCACAACATAAGCGATCAAGAAGAGACTTTCCCATGGATGAAATCATTAGATTCAAGGATCGATTTACTACGCCCAGAATGGCAAAAGAAGCTAAATCTCAAATCCTATGTCATGGATCGTTATCAAGAAACCATTCAGGAGACACCACGTTTAGCTGGAGAAAGCGAAGAAGACGCCCAGCGAAGAGAATTGTTCTACTTAAACATGCATTGGTTTATGGCACAATTATTAGATCGCAAGGATCGAATGAGTATGGGTGCCAGCCTGGAGGTTAGAGTTCCATTCGCAGACCATAAATTGGTGGAATATGTTTGGAATATCCCATGGGAAATAAAGAACTTGCATGGCAGAGAGAAAGGAATTCTTCGTAAAGCATTGGAAGGACTTTTGCCTGACGATGTTTTATATCGAAAGAAAAGTCCTTATCCGAAAACCTTCCACCCTGAATATACCCGTCAAGTTGTCCTGTGGATGAAAGAAATACTTGCAGACCCCAACTCCAGATTATTTGAGTTTATCAAACGGGAGCGAGTTGAAGCTCTCGTTGAAAGCGAAGGGAAAGAATTCACAGAACCCTGGTATGGACAGCTCATGACTGGCCCACAGCTCATTGCTCATTTATGCCAAATTGATTACTGGCTAAGAGTTTATAATGTCAAAGTTAGTGAATAGGAAGAAATAGGCAAGCAGGAATGAGCTACGTTACGGAAACCAGCATGTACGTATATGTTGGAATATTAACTTCAATTACTAAGTGCAAGGTTTGGTGATTTCTTAGTTCGCATAGTTTTCTTTAACGTATGCATTATCCTCTATCCCATGAAAAAACGGACAGTACGACACTGTCCGCTTTTCATGCTAAGTTATCTATCTTTCATGTCTTGAAAGTTACGATGAGTCTCCCACTCGCTAGTACGGGTGTTTCTACATCAATAGCCCATTTTTCTAAACCAACACAGCATGCTCCTTGCTCAATTCCTCAGCTGCTTTCGCGTTTTCCTTTGCCATTGCTTCCAATGCTACCTGATTCAAATAGTTCACAGGCTTGTTAAAATGTGGTTGGAAGAAGAAATCAGTTAAAGCCAATTGTTCAATGGTCATATTGTTAGCAATACAAACACTAATTGTATTAATCGCCTGTGTGAAATCAGTGTCAGATATCACCTGGGCACCAACAATACGGTGTGTGTCTGTTTCATAAACTAGCTTCAATTGGATCAACGCATTTTCCGGCATAAATTCCGGACGACACGTATCTTCAATATATGCACTATCTACAGACAGACCTGACATCTCTGCAGCACGCTCTGTTAATCCTGTTGAAGCAATGTTATGGTTATAAATTTTCAATCCGGAAGTACCTTGTGTTCCTGGATGTGCTAATACAGGTTTCACCAGATTATGCGCCACAAGTGTGCCCATTCTTACAGCGTTCGTTGCAAGCGGAATATAAGCCGGCTGTTTGGTTGCATTGTAATTTACCGCACAACAATCCCCAGCTGCATAAACATCCGCTACACTTGTCTGCATATATTCGTTCACAACAATGGCACCATTACCTAACATATCAATCTGACCGTTGAAGAGCTGTGTATTCGGTCTGAATCCAATACACATAACCACTAAATCAGCTTTATACTCGCCTTGATCGGTAATCACTTTTTCCACGACATCTGTTCCTGCAAACTCAGATACTGTCTGACCAAGTGCTAACGTAATGCCACGTTGTTCGAAGGATTTTTCAACAGGAGCTGTAAAACCTTCATCTAAATATCTGTTGAGAATTCTTTCTTCACTATCAATTAATGTTACATTTTTACCATTTTGCTCAAATGCTTCAACCAGCTCAACCCCTATATATCCTGCTCCTACAACAACAACATTCTCCACAGATGCAGAACGCGCAATGATCTCATTGGCATGTGCAAAGTTTTTACATAACAATACATTCTCCAAATTTGAGCCAGGAATTGGTGGTGTTACTGGCCAAGAACCTGAAGTAATAATTAACTTATCATAATCCACAGCTGTGATCTCATTTGTTTTCATATCTTTTGCCACTAACTGCTTTTTGCTTACATCACAGGAAGTCACCTCATGATTCATATGCATACGCACACCCTGCTTTTCAAATTGTTCTACAGAAGCATAGAACAGACCATTGGCATCATTCACTACGCCCCCTACATAAAGTGCAATCCCACAGGACAAGAAAGAAACATTATCATTTTTTTCAAAAACATCAATTTCCGCCTGAGGATAAAGCTTCAATATATTATTAATCGCTGCAGTTCCAGCGTGAGTACATCCAATTACCGCTACTTTCATTCTAAATCATCCTCCATCATTTTAATTGCTCACTATTTCACATAATAAGATATAGTAAATAGCACTAATCTTATATATCTATAATAACACTTTGATTTTAAAAATCAATTATTTGTGATGTTTATCACATAAAGCCGTAAATAAGAGTTAACTAAAATTCAAACACCATACACTAATTCATTGAACATTTTTTCAGCTATATGCATTTCTCCTAATAGCGAATTTTGATAGTCACTATAACTATCCATATATGCCCTTACACCTCCAGTTATATTTATTTTATTTATGTTCGTGTCATTCTCTAATATTTCTAATGTGTTCTTATATCTTATATATATAGTTTGTAAAATACCATCATCTAATTCATTACCATATTCCTTTTCAATTTTATTTATAACTATTTTTATTTGTTCAAGTAATTGCTTACGATTATCCATTGTTTTCTCCTATTTATTTGGAAGCTCATTTGTCTCCTTCATCTATACTTATGATCAATCCAACCATACTTCACGTAAACTGTTGTTCAGCCCTCCCAATATTTAATACTGTATCCTTAGGTACTCTAATTACTACCCATATTCTCTAGTATTTTTCCATTCAAGAAGTAATGCTAAGTCTATTTTTGTTTTAATTTTTTCTCATAGTGTAGTAAAAGTTTTATTCGCACTCGCGTCAACACTTTAAAAAATTAAGGTGGAGACAGTACAGATGATTAAATGTGAAATTTGCACTTTATTTGTATCGAAAAAAACACTTGTTTGCCTCATAAGACAAGCAAGTGCTTTATTGTTAGCTATATAAATTAATCGATTACTATATCAAAAATCTTCTTCCCAAGCTTCTTTTGCATCCTGTAGCCTTTGATATAAAAACTCATAAAAATTTTCTGCGGTATTGTAGTCATCCAGCCCTGTTTGTTTATCCCAAGCTATTACCGGGCATTCATTACTCGCCATTTTGCTTGTATCTAAACAATAAGCATATTCATCTATATCCTCAATAACTACTAAATTATCATTAATTCCCAAATTTCTATAACTTTCTGTTTCAATAATAACAGTAGCAATATTAGATTTTGCTATCCCTAAAATATCTACTCCAAATAAACCACCAGATCCATAATTACTTAAAAACCACTTATAACTTTCCGGCAATTTTAAATTTAGAGTATCCTGAACTAAATTAATCTGCCTTTCATCTACTCCTCCTGTAAAATCATCTGGTTCTTTATTTTCATTAATAAGGTTAATTAGCTTATTTTTATTCATTAAAAATCCCCCTTATAATTTTCGCCAATATCTATTTCTTTAGCCCTCCATCTCCAATACTTCGTTCTAAAATTTTCATATTGTTTTTTTAAAACGGGATCATTTCTAAAACTCCCGCCATTTTCCACTAAACCGTGCAATATTCTATCATATTCCTTATGCATACTACTCGGGAGTTCCACCATGGATCCAGGTTCTCTTTGAATTAAATGGTGAAGTTCTATTTTAGTACCATCTTTCCAAATTGGTGGTTTTCCACTTTTCATTAATTGATAGTTATTTTTGCCAGTCTTTGGATCAACTCTTTCGTAATCTATGTCTTTCCTTTGATAAACCCTTCTGCTAGTGTTTCTAACTTTTCCATTAACTTTAGTATTTCCATTATACTCTACTGACTTATAATTTTTATATTCCCTAAGATTACCATTCCCATCCCCACGCTTACTAAACACATAATGCTGACCACCCGTACTATCCTGCACAACTCGCAGTTCAGGCAAATGTGCTTTAAACCAGTTAAGCTTCCCAGTGAGGGTTTGGATCGTTGGGATGGTCATTTTTCCAGCGTCCGGTTTCGGTTTCGGTGTAGCATTCGGAGTCTTCGTTGCTCCTTCCACCTTATTTACCGTTGCTTTCGTTCCACTGCCAGCTCTTCCTGCAGGTACTCTTGCGCCAACCACCATGCCTGCTAATCCGATGCTATTGAGCCAATGCTCTTTTGAAAAGTTTTCCTCAGGATTGATGGCTCCCTGAATCATATCCGCTGTGCCAAAGGAAAAGGCATTGAACAAATCATACGTCGAATCGAACATCTTATCAGCTCGGTGCATGTATCCTTCATAGATGCCCTCAACTGCTCCAAACGTGATGTAATTACCGAAATCATACCAGGAATCTGTCATCTTGTCTGCACGTTGGCCGGCCGCATCCCAAACGTCTTGGCCAATTTCACCAAAGGTATCCATTGTTTTCATAAAGGCGTTTTGCTCCCGACTCTCCGGTATCTCCTCCACAAACTGAAACTGCACTTCCCCGGCTGTATCCGTATACTTCCGCAAAATCCGGCCATTAGCCAAGGTCAGGTACGTGCCCTGCCATTCCGATTTGTATATGGGAGACTCAAGGTTAAAGGGTTGGTGCTTTGTTCTTTTAAATTTTATGCTTTTATCAAAGTAAAGAGATTACTCTTTTTTATTTCCTCAGTCAACAGTTCTTGTATCTTCATTTCTTTTCATTCCAGTGCCGCTTGAAAATATATATAGTTTCTGATTCGTATAATTGGACATGACATTTAAGTTTAATTGCTTATTCAAACATTAATAAACCTCGAATGAGCTTATAGTCATTCAAGGTCAAAAAGCAAGTAATAAAATTGAGAAGTTATAGTACAATATCCTGATAACCTACTTCTTCTACAATTTCATTTTCAATTTTTATTCCTAAACCATCTTCGATATCCCAAGAGACATCGCAAATCAAGCCTAGTCTTCTTTTTCCATTTTTCCTTACTCTTCTTACAATTAATTCCGTTGGTTTTACTAATTTTTTTAACTCTGGGATTGTTTCAATTTTCGGTGCGAAGTTGTCAGCCTCTAATTTATTCCCTAACATGTCTCTATACTCTTCATAGTTATCCTCATAGTATTCATATACTTGTTTTTCTGCCTCATTTATAATATCTTCCATATTATCAATAAAATTTTGAAATGCTTCTTTCTGTATTTTGGAAAAATCAGCATCTTCATGTGCATCTACACTTAAGCGTATTTCTTTCTTAGACTCAAACATTCTAATAGTCGTTTTTCCTCTCCAAAAATTATTTTTATACTCAAGTTTCCCAAATAAATCATCATTAATCATCTTCATTCCAAACTACTCCCTTAACTTAACTTTTATATTATATTCTCCAACTCCGCCTAGATGTTTGAAAACTCTATTAATTTCGCTAGGTACCAATTGTATTGTTTCTAAATCATTAAGTTCATGCCAAGTATACTTATTATCTTCTCGCCAATCAGCTACATCTTCTGCAGTCCATTTTTGCTCCTGTGTACTCCATTTTTCTGCTAATTCTTTATCAGCAGTGGAAAAATTTAATTTTCTATCATTAGTCATGTTTGCTAATTTGATTTCTCCTTTGGAAAATGGGGAAAAGTCTGGCATCCCATTTTTATACTCAACTCCATCTACACCTGCTTCATCAAGATATTTCTGTATTTTTCCGGTCTTATCTGAGATAAATAACGATTCTGCTCGTTCGTTGCTCCAGTCCCCTTTATTAACGGGTGTAGTCTTTACCCTTTGGTCATAGGAGCTATATTTAGGCTCTACGTCAAAACCTCTAGTGTAGCCTAAATGTCTATTTAAAACCGCGCCATCCCCACGCTTACTAAACACATAATGCTGTCCACCCGTACTATCATGCACAACTCGCAGTTCAGGCAAATGTGCTTTAAACCAGTTAAGCTTCCCTGTGAGGGTTTGGATGGTTGGGATAGTCATTTTTTCTGCGTCCGGTTTCGCTTTAGGAGTAGCATCGGGCGTCTTCTTTACTCCATCCACCTTATTCACCGTTGCTTTCTGCGCACTACCAGCTCTTCCTGCAGGTACCCTCGCGCCAACCACCATTCCCGCAAGACCGATACTATTGAGCCAGTGCTCTTTCGAAAAGTTTTCCTCAGGATTGATTGCTCCCTGAATCATATCTCCTGCGCCAAAGGAAAAGGCATTGAACAAATCATACGTCGAATCGAACATTTTATCGGCCCGATGCATATATCCCTCATACATGCCTTTTCCCGCCTCAACTGCTCCATACGTGATGTAATTACCGAAATCATACCAGGAATCTGTCATCTTGTCCGCGCGTTGTCCGGTAGCATCCCAAACGTCTTGGCCAATTTCACCAAAGGCATCCATT contains the following coding sequences:
- the gltB gene encoding glutamate synthase large subunit, which produces MHYNQIPKAQGLYNPTFEHDACGIGLYAHIHGVPNHDIVTKGLHLLCQLNHRGGSADETLGDGAGLLVQIPDIYFRKECPEMNLPEPGRYGVGMIFFSNDMDHEEWENEINSLIRQEGQEVLGWRTVPVHVKDIGIEAQKSCPTIRQLFIGADVALKDNMDFERKLYVIRKQIEKLAVEQGGHIYFSSLSSKTIVYKGLLQPEQLNSFYTDLQDPDFESAFALVHSRFSTNTFPSWERAQPNRYLMHNGEINTLQGNMNWMRAREKQFVSEAFGEDLEKVLPVLDTDGSDSAMLDNALEFLILAGRKPSHVAMMLIPEPWENHPDMSDDKRAFYEYHSSLMEPWDGPTSIAFTDGKQIGAVLDRNGLRPARYYVTKDDYLIYSSEVGVIEVEEDQVLYKDRLSPGKMLLLDMEDGRIISDEEIKEELIDAKPYEAWLDKQQVMLPNKVEQFERNPLNNLVKRQKAFGYTYEDVHKYLIPLVTEERDPIGAMGNDVPLAVLSDHPQSLFAYFKQLFAQVTNPPIDAYREQVVTSTITMLGPVGNILHDDEKICRRLKLTTPVLSNRQFRLLQLNHYEGFESRTIDILFHENLELALEQLFEKAEKLIAEGVHILILSDRNMDENNAVIPVLLAVSALHQHLVRQGNRMKVSIIAETGEAREVHHFAALIGYGADAINPYLAYATLNKAIEENHLQLSYKHVINVYINSITEGIVKVMSKMGISTIQSYRGAQTFEAIGISKTVIDHYFTGTASQLGGIGLDTIAKEAWMRHKLAYENNLDTSLDAGSDFQWRKMGEHHAFNPKTIHTLQWACRRGDYELFKQYSHAANEERLNFLRNLLDFKDRESIPVEEVEPVSSIVKRFKTGAMSFGSLSKEAHETLAIAMNRIGGKSNSGEGGEDPKRYAPDANGDLRRSAIKQIASGRFGVKSHYLIHADELQIKMAQGAKPGEGGQLPGNKVYPWVADVRGSTPGVGLISPPPHHDIYSIEDLAQLIYDLKNANREARISVKLVAKSGIGTIAAGVAKGKADVISVSGYDGGTGASPRTSIKHTGLPWELGLAETHQTLMLNNLRERVVLETDGKLMTGKDVVMAALLGAEEFGFATAPLVVLGCVMMRVCHKDTCPVGIATQNPELREKFMGNADHVVNFMHYIAQEVREIMAMLGFRTMEEMIGRTDILTICERAKAHWKAKDLDLSTLIYRVDGGRTCQTKQDHQLQRSLDESAILPVVMSIIEQNEKVNITYNIKNTHRAVGTITGSEITKRYGEEGMVEDAITLRFNGSAGQSFGAYVPKGMTLRLTGDANDYVGKGLSGGKIIISSPPEAKSAESGNIIIGNVALYGATSGEAYINGYAGERFAVRNSGANAVVEGIGDHGCEYMTGGRVVILGDVGKNFAAGMSGGIAYILTEDPEKFDVLCNKEMVAIETVSDPMELEEVKRLIQNHYHYTASQKARFVLSHWNGSMQKLVKVIPRDFRHMQEQIQTYKNAGMSDREAALHAFELKKKNAVGNQNLKTSTVVPL
- a CDS encoding LysR family transcriptional regulator → MELRQLRYFMEVAEREHVSEAAVHLHVAQSAISRQITNLEKELGVDLFEREGRNIKLSQIGKTFYTHTKLAMQAIEHAKKQIDDFLDPERGIIKIGFPTSLSTHLVPSVISAFKEAHPNIKFHLRQGSYHFLIDSVKKGEMGVAFLGPLPKSEPEIASHILFTESILALLPINHPLAERDSLYLSDLKKDDFVSFPNGYILKKMMLDTCKQAGFTPTVSAEGEDLDAIKGLVSAGIGVTLLPESTFHESIPRMTVKIPLEIPEVRRTVGIIKPKERTLAPSEELFYSFVKQFYSRLQGFQ